Proteins co-encoded in one Sulfuricaulis limicola genomic window:
- the rplN gene encoding 50S ribosomal protein L14, which yields MIQMQTLLMVADNSGAKTVQCIKVLGGSHRRYAGIGDVIKVSVKEAIPRGKVKKGDVYDAVIVRTRKGVRRTDGSVIRFDTNAAVLLDNKRELIGTRIFGPVTRELRSEQFMKIISLAPEVL from the coding sequence ATGATCCAGATGCAGACCCTGCTGATGGTCGCTGACAACAGCGGGGCAAAAACGGTGCAGTGCATCAAGGTGCTGGGCGGTTCCCATCGCCGGTATGCCGGCATTGGCGACGTGATCAAGGTCAGCGTGAAGGAAGCGATTCCGCGCGGCAAGGTCAAGAAAGGCGATGTCTACGACGCCGTCATCGTGCGTACCCGCAAGGGCGTACGGCGCACGGACGGTTCGGTCATCCGCTTCGACACCAATGCGGCGGTGTTGCTGGACAACAAGCGCGAGCTGATCGGTACCCGTATCTTCGGACCGGTGACGCGCGAGCTGCGCAGCGAGCAGTTCATGAAGATCATCTCGCTGGCCCCGGAAGTACTGTAG
- the rplF gene encoding 50S ribosomal protein L6 — translation MSRIAKNPVAVPSGVQIALAGAKLSVKGPKGNLEHEMHPLVKMTQEGNLLKFQRTNDSTLARAISGTTRALVNNMVNGVAKGFEKKLTIIGVGYRAAVQGKKLNLTLGYSHPIVYDIPNGITIEAPDQTNLVVKGADKQLVGQVAAEIRAYRSPEPYKGKGVRYVNEVVVKKEAKKK, via the coding sequence ATGTCACGAATCGCGAAAAATCCGGTGGCGGTCCCGAGCGGGGTGCAGATCGCGCTCGCGGGCGCCAAGCTCAGCGTCAAGGGCCCCAAGGGGAACCTGGAGCATGAGATGCACCCGCTGGTGAAGATGACGCAGGAAGGCAACCTGCTCAAGTTCCAGCGCACCAACGACTCGACGCTGGCGCGTGCCATTTCCGGCACCACGCGGGCGCTGGTGAACAACATGGTCAACGGCGTGGCCAAGGGTTTCGAGAAGAAGCTCACCATCATCGGCGTCGGCTATCGTGCCGCGGTGCAGGGCAAGAAGCTCAACCTGACGCTGGGTTACTCGCACCCGATCGTGTACGACATTCCCAACGGGATCACCATCGAGGCGCCGGACCAGACCAATCTCGTGGTCAAGGGCGCGGACAAACAGCTGGTGGGCCAGGTGGCCGCCGAGATTCGCGCATACCGTTCGCCCGAGCCGTACAAGGGCAAGGGCGTGCGCTACGTCAATGAAGTGGTAGTCAAGAAAGAAGCCAAGAAGAAGTAA
- the rpsC gene encoding 30S ribosomal protein S3, translating to MGQKINPIGFRMGISRDWTAKWYAGTKSYTQNLLSDIALRDYLKLRLKSAALSTVVIERPAQSINITVHTARPGIVIGKKGEDIEKLRQELTKLAGRPVQLAVEEVRQPELDAQLVAENIAQQLEKRIMFRRAMKRAVTNAMRLRALGIKIMVAGRLNGAEIARTEWYREGRVPLHTLRADIDYGFSEAHTTYGKIGVKVWIFKGEVFDKDAPKMEDAEAQKKGATTG from the coding sequence ATGGGCCAGAAAATCAATCCGATCGGATTCCGCATGGGGATCAGCCGTGACTGGACCGCCAAGTGGTACGCCGGCACCAAGTCCTATACCCAGAACCTGCTCTCGGATATCGCGCTGCGCGATTATCTCAAGCTGCGGCTCAAGAGCGCGGCACTCAGCACGGTCGTGATCGAGCGCCCGGCCCAGAGCATCAACATCACGGTGCACACGGCGCGTCCGGGCATCGTCATCGGCAAGAAGGGCGAGGACATCGAGAAGCTGCGCCAGGAACTGACCAAGCTGGCCGGCCGTCCGGTGCAGCTGGCGGTGGAAGAAGTGCGCCAGCCGGAGCTGGACGCGCAGCTGGTGGCCGAGAACATCGCCCAGCAGCTGGAGAAGCGCATCATGTTCCGTCGCGCCATGAAGCGCGCCGTGACCAACGCCATGCGCCTGCGCGCGCTGGGGATCAAGATCATGGTCGCCGGACGTCTGAACGGCGCTGAGATCGCGCGCACCGAGTGGTACCGCGAGGGCCGCGTGCCGTTGCACACGCTGCGCGCCGACATCGATTACGGTTTTTCCGAGGCGCATACGACCTACGGCAAGATCGGCGTGAAGGTGTGGATCTTCAAGGGCGAGGTGTTCGACAAGGACGCGCCCAAGATGGAAGACGCCGAGGCCCAGAAGAAGGGCGCGACGACCGGATAA
- the rpsE gene encoding 30S ribosomal protein S5: MAFGESEARSDNLQEKLISVRRVAKVVKGGRIFGFSALTVVGDGAGRIGIGRGKAREVPAAVSKAMENARRNMMKVQLKGPTLHHAVTAAHGASKVVIKPASVGTGIIAGGAMRAVFEVVGVQDVLAKCLGSRNPVNMVRATIKGLQAMHSPETVARKRGKRVEEILG; this comes from the coding sequence ATGGCATTCGGCGAATCCGAGGCTCGGAGCGACAATCTCCAGGAAAAACTGATCAGCGTCCGGCGCGTGGCCAAGGTCGTGAAGGGCGGCCGCATCTTCGGCTTTTCCGCGTTGACCGTGGTTGGTGATGGCGCCGGCCGCATTGGCATCGGCCGCGGCAAGGCGCGCGAGGTTCCGGCGGCGGTCAGCAAGGCCATGGAAAATGCGCGTCGCAACATGATGAAGGTCCAGCTCAAGGGCCCGACCCTGCATCACGCGGTAACCGCCGCGCACGGCGCTTCCAAGGTCGTCATCAAGCCGGCCTCGGTGGGCACGGGCATCATCGCGGGCGGCGCCATGCGCGCCGTGTTCGAGGTCGTGGGAGTGCAGGACGTGCTGGCCAAGTGCCTCGGTTCGCGCAACCCGGTCAACATGGTGCGCGCCACCATCAAGGGTCTGCAGGCCATGCACAGTCCGGAAACGGTCGCGCGCAAGCGTGGCAAGCGCGTGGAAGAAATTCTGGGTTAA
- the rplX gene encoding 50S ribosomal protein L24 → MKKIRKGDKVLVLAGRDKGKQGTVLRVLDDSRVLVENVNMIKRHTKPNPNKGVTGGIIDREAPIHVSNVALFNPATGKGERVGMRVMQDGSKVRFFKKSGEVADVK, encoded by the coding sequence ATGAAAAAGATTCGAAAGGGCGACAAGGTGCTGGTGCTCGCCGGTCGCGATAAGGGCAAGCAGGGCACGGTGCTGCGCGTGCTCGACGACAGCCGCGTGCTGGTCGAGAACGTGAACATGATCAAGCGCCACACCAAGCCGAACCCCAACAAGGGGGTGACCGGCGGCATCATCGACCGCGAGGCGCCGATTCACGTCTCCAACGTCGCGCTGTTCAACCCGGCCACCGGCAAAGGCGAGCGCGTGGGCATGCGTGTGATGCAGGACGGCAGCAAGGTCAGGTTTTTCAAGAAGAGCGGCGAAGTCGCCGACGTGAAATAA
- the rplP gene encoding 50S ribosomal protein L16, producing the protein MLQPKRTKYRKQMKGRNRGLALRGNKVSFGEYGLKAVTRGRLTSRQIEAARRALTHFIKRGGRVWIRVFPDKPVSKKPLEVRMGSGKGNVEYWVALIQPGAVLYEMEGINEQEAREAFKLAAAKLPVRTTFVTRTL; encoded by the coding sequence ATGCTGCAACCGAAACGAACGAAATATCGCAAGCAGATGAAGGGCCGCAACCGCGGCCTGGCACTGCGCGGCAACAAGGTCAGCTTCGGCGAATACGGCCTGAAGGCCGTCACGCGCGGGCGTCTGACCTCGCGCCAGATCGAGGCCGCGCGCCGCGCGCTGACGCACTTCATCAAGCGTGGCGGGCGCGTGTGGATCCGGGTGTTCCCGGACAAGCCGGTTTCCAAGAAACCGCTGGAAGTCCGCATGGGCAGCGGCAAGGGCAACGTGGAGTACTGGGTCGCGCTGATTCAGCCGGGCGCCGTGCTCTATGAAATGGAAGGCATCAACGAGCAGGAGGCGCGCGAGGCATTCAAGCTCGCCGCCGCCAAGCTCCCGGTACGAACCACGTTCGTGACCCGGACGCTTTAA
- the rplC gene encoding 50S ribosomal protein L3: protein MALGLVGRKIGMTRLFSANGEGTPVTVLEVTANRVTQVKDEAKDGYRAVQVTIGKRRADKLPKPLAGKYAKAGVEPGRGLWEFRLAANEGADLKAGAEVKLDIFQVGGHVDVQGTSIGKGFAGTIKRHHFRGGRATHGNSLSHRAPGSIGQRQTPGRVFPGKKMAGHLGDATATCLNLEVMQIDAERNLLMVKGAVPGPKGQDVVIRPSVKMKAKAKAAKAEK, encoded by the coding sequence ATGGCACTCGGACTCGTAGGCAGAAAAATCGGTATGACCCGCCTGTTCTCGGCGAACGGCGAAGGCACGCCCGTGACCGTGCTGGAAGTGACCGCCAACCGCGTCACCCAGGTGAAAGATGAAGCGAAGGACGGTTATCGCGCGGTGCAGGTCACTATCGGCAAGCGTCGCGCCGACAAGCTGCCCAAGCCGCTGGCGGGCAAGTACGCCAAGGCCGGCGTGGAGCCGGGCCGCGGGCTGTGGGAATTCCGCCTGGCCGCCAACGAAGGCGCAGACCTCAAGGCTGGCGCCGAGGTCAAACTGGATATCTTCCAGGTGGGGGGGCACGTGGACGTGCAGGGCACGTCTATTGGCAAGGGCTTTGCCGGCACGATCAAGCGCCATCATTTCCGCGGCGGTCGCGCCACGCACGGTAACTCGCTGAGCCACCGGGCCCCGGGCTCGATCGGCCAGCGTCAGACGCCGGGCCGCGTGTTCCCGGGCAAGAAAATGGCCGGCCATCTGGGCGATGCCACGGCGACCTGCCTGAATCTTGAGGTCATGCAGATCGACGCCGAACGCAATCTGCTCATGGTCAAGGGCGCGGTCCCCGGACCCAAGGGCCAGGACGTGGTGATTCGCCCGAGCGTCAAGATGAAAGCCAAGGCCAAAGCGGCCAAGGCGGAGAAGTAA
- the rplR gene encoding 50S ribosomal protein L18 has protein sequence MKREINTRLRRARQIRRKISGLQADRLCVHRTPRHIYAQIIDKTGGKVLASASTVEPDVRGQVKHGGNVEAAKLIGKRIAEKAKTAGITRVAFDRSGFKYHGRVKALADAARENGLEF, from the coding sequence ATGAAAAGAGAAATCAATACACGGCTGCGCCGCGCGCGGCAGATCCGGCGAAAAATTTCCGGCCTGCAGGCCGACCGCCTGTGCGTGCATCGCACGCCGCGCCATATCTACGCCCAGATCATCGACAAGACCGGCGGCAAGGTGCTGGCCTCGGCCTCCACGGTGGAGCCGGATGTGCGCGGCCAGGTCAAGCACGGCGGCAACGTCGAGGCGGCGAAACTGATCGGCAAACGCATCGCCGAAAAGGCGAAGACCGCGGGCATTACGCGCGTGGCGTTCGACCGCTCGGGCTTCAAGTATCACGGACGCGTGAAGGCACTGGCCGACGCCGCGCGCGAAAACGGTTTGGAATTCTGA
- the rplD gene encoding 50S ribosomal protein L4 has product MKVQLMNGTGSASELQVSDEVFAAAFNEPLVHQVVVAYQATGRQGTRKQKTRSEVRGGGKKPWRQKGTGQARAGTIRSPLWRGGGKVFPASPDENFEQKVNRKMYRGALRSILSELLRQGRLVTVAEFKLDQPKTKTLADKLKKLETPDVLIVTDALDNNLQLAARNLPDVDVRMVGAADPVSLIRHAKVILTQGAVKQFEEMLA; this is encoded by the coding sequence ATGAAAGTGCAACTTATGAACGGTACCGGATCGGCCTCGGAACTTCAGGTGTCCGATGAGGTATTTGCCGCGGCCTTCAACGAACCGCTGGTGCATCAGGTGGTGGTGGCCTATCAGGCGACCGGCCGCCAGGGCACGCGCAAGCAGAAAACCCGCTCCGAAGTGCGTGGCGGCGGCAAGAAGCCGTGGCGCCAGAAGGGCACCGGCCAGGCGCGCGCGGGCACGATCCGCAGCCCGCTGTGGCGCGGCGGCGGCAAGGTTTTCCCGGCCTCGCCGGATGAGAACTTCGAGCAGAAGGTCAACCGCAAGATGTATCGCGGCGCGCTGCGCTCGATCCTGTCCGAGCTGCTGCGTCAGGGCCGGCTGGTGACGGTGGCCGAATTCAAGCTGGATCAGCCGAAAACCAAGACGCTGGCTGACAAGCTCAAAAAGCTCGAGACGCCGGATGTGCTGATCGTGACCGACGCGCTGGACAATAACCTCCAGCTCGCGGCGCGCAACCTGCCGGACGTTGACGTGCGCATGGTCGGCGCGGCCGACCCGGTGAGCCTGATCCGTCACGCGAAAGTGATTCTGACGCAGGGCGCGGTCAAGCAGTTCGAGGAGATGCTGGCATGA
- the rplW gene encoding 50S ribosomal protein L23, giving the protein MSTREERLFQVILAPHISEKSSRLADKNRQMVFEVRPDATKPVIKQAVEKMFNVQVESVTVTNVQGKRKGGRNAGRRQDWKKAYVRLKPGQDINFVGQQ; this is encoded by the coding sequence ATGAGCACGCGTGAAGAGCGACTGTTTCAGGTGATTCTCGCGCCGCATATCTCGGAGAAAAGCTCGCGCCTGGCCGACAAGAACCGGCAGATGGTGTTCGAGGTGCGTCCCGACGCGACCAAGCCGGTGATCAAGCAGGCGGTGGAAAAGATGTTCAACGTCCAGGTGGAATCGGTGACGGTGACGAATGTGCAGGGCAAGCGCAAGGGCGGACGCAACGCCGGCCGCCGGCAGGACTGGAAGAAGGCTTATGTGCGCCTGAAGCCGGGCCAGGACATCAATTTCGTCGGACAGCAATAA
- the rplB gene encoding 50S ribosomal protein L2, with translation MALVKMKPTSAGSRAMVRVVKPDLHKGAPHARLLERKNRGSGRNNLGRVTTRHQGGGHKQHYRVIDFKRDKDGVPGRVEHLEYDPNRSANIALVLYADGERRYIIAPKGVEAGTEIQSGPNAPIKAGNCLPLRSVPVGSTVHCVELKQRGGAQLGRAAGAGIQLVARDGDYAQLRLRSGEVRKVHVDCRAVIGEVGNAEHSLRKLGKAGASRWRGIRPTVRGTAMNPVDHPHGGGEGRTKGGRHPVSPWGTPTKGYKTRANKRTNSMIVHRRKK, from the coding sequence ATGGCACTGGTCAAGATGAAACCGACGTCCGCGGGTTCGCGCGCCATGGTCCGGGTGGTCAAGCCCGACCTGCACAAGGGCGCGCCGCACGCGCGCCTGCTCGAGCGGAAAAACCGCGGCAGCGGGCGCAACAACCTCGGCCGCGTCACGACGCGCCACCAGGGTGGCGGCCACAAGCAGCATTACCGCGTCATTGATTTCAAGCGCGACAAGGACGGTGTTCCGGGCCGCGTTGAGCACCTGGAATACGATCCGAACCGCAGCGCCAACATCGCCCTGGTGCTGTACGCCGACGGCGAGCGCCGCTACATCATCGCGCCCAAGGGCGTGGAGGCCGGCACGGAAATCCAGTCCGGTCCGAATGCCCCGATCAAGGCGGGCAACTGCCTGCCGCTGCGCAGCGTTCCGGTCGGCAGCACCGTGCATTGCGTGGAGCTCAAGCAGCGTGGCGGAGCCCAGCTCGGCCGCGCCGCCGGCGCCGGCATCCAGCTGGTGGCGCGCGATGGCGACTACGCCCAGCTGCGGCTGCGTTCCGGCGAGGTGCGCAAGGTGCACGTCGACTGCCGCGCCGTCATCGGCGAGGTCGGCAACGCTGAACACAGCCTGCGCAAGCTTGGCAAGGCGGGCGCGTCGCGCTGGCGCGGCATCCGTCCGACGGTGCGCGGCACCGCCATGAACCCGGTGGACCATCCGCACGGCGGCGGCGAAGGCCGCACCAAGGGCGGGCGTCATCCGGTCAGCCCCTGGGGCACGCCGACCAAGGGCTACAAGACGCGCGCCAACAAGCGCACGAATTCGATGATCGTTCATCGACGCAAGAAATAA
- the rpsH gene encoding 30S ribosomal protein S8, producing the protein MMTDPIADLLTRIRNGQMAEKVNVRVPASRLKLAIAKVLQDEGYVESCREITEAGRPLIEIALKYHDGRPVIERLDRVSTPGLRRYAGKHRLPRVDGGMGVAIVSTSQGIMSDRAARKAGLGGEILCVVS; encoded by the coding sequence ATGATGACCGATCCGATTGCCGACCTGTTGACCCGCATCCGCAACGGCCAGATGGCCGAGAAGGTGAACGTGCGCGTCCCCGCTTCGCGGCTCAAGCTGGCCATTGCCAAGGTGTTGCAGGACGAGGGCTATGTCGAGTCCTGCCGCGAAATCACCGAGGCCGGCCGGCCGCTGATCGAGATCGCCCTGAAGTACCACGACGGGCGGCCGGTGATCGAGCGCCTCGATCGCGTGAGCACCCCCGGGCTGCGGCGCTATGCCGGCAAGCACCGCCTGCCGCGCGTCGATGGCGGCATGGGCGTGGCGATCGTCTCCACCTCCCAGGGCATCATGTCCGACCGCGCCGCCCGCAAGGCCGGCCTGGGCGGCGAAATCCTGTGCGTTGTTTCATAA
- the rplE gene encoding 50S ribosomal protein L5: protein MARLKEHYRKNVIPALQAKFGYQNVMQVPRITKITLNMGVGEAMADKKVIDNAASDMTLISGQKPQIARARKSIANFKVRENWPIGCKVTLRGARMYEFLDRLISVAIPRIRDFRGLPSRSFDGRGNYSLGIKEQIIFPEIDFDKVDAIRGMDITITTSAKTDAEARELLVAFSFPLRS, encoded by the coding sequence ATGGCAAGGCTCAAGGAACATTACCGGAAAAACGTGATACCCGCGTTGCAGGCCAAGTTCGGCTACCAGAACGTAATGCAGGTGCCGCGGATCACCAAGATCACCCTCAACATGGGGGTGGGCGAGGCCATGGCCGACAAGAAGGTGATCGACAACGCCGCCAGCGACATGACGCTGATCAGCGGCCAGAAGCCGCAAATCGCGCGTGCACGGAAATCGATCGCCAACTTCAAGGTGCGCGAGAACTGGCCGATCGGTTGCAAGGTGACGCTGCGCGGCGCGCGCATGTACGAATTCCTGGACCGCCTCATCAGCGTGGCGATCCCGCGCATCCGCGATTTTCGCGGCCTGCCCTCGCGTTCGTTCGACGGGCGCGGCAATTATTCGCTCGGCATCAAGGAACAGATCATTTTTCCCGAGATCGATTTCGACAAGGTCGACGCGATCCGCGGAATGGACATTACCATCACCACCAGCGCCAAGACCGACGCGGAAGCGCGGGAGTTGCTGGTGGCGTTCAGTTTTCCGCTGCGCAGCTGA
- the tuf gene encoding elongation factor Tu → MSKEKFSRTKPHLNVGTIGHVDHGKTTLTAALTKVLAAKFGGEVRNYDQIDNAPEERERGITISTTHVEYQSEKRHYAHVDCPGHADYVKNMITGAAQMDGAILVVSAADGPMPQTREHILLARQVGVPYIVVYLNKADMVDDKDLLELVQEEVKDLLTKYGFPGDKTPIVIGSALKALEGDQSELGEPSIVKLSEALDSYIPQPQRAIDGPFLMPIEDVFSISGRGTVVTGRIERGIVKVGDEIEIVGIKPTTKTTVTGVEMFRKLLDQGEAGDNVGVLLRGTKREEVERGQVLAKPGSITPHTKFEAEVYVLTKEEGGRHTPFFQGYRPQFYFRTTDVTGSCELPSGTEMVMPGDNIKMVVTLINPIAMEQGLRFAIREGGRTVGAGVVAKVIE, encoded by the coding sequence GTGTCCAAGGAAAAATTCTCCCGCACCAAACCGCACCTCAACGTCGGCACCATCGGCCACGTCGACCACGGCAAGACCACGCTCACCGCGGCCCTGACCAAGGTGCTGGCCGCCAAGTTCGGCGGCGAGGTCCGGAACTACGACCAGATCGACAACGCCCCGGAAGAACGCGAGCGCGGCATCACCATCTCCACCACCCACGTGGAGTACCAGTCGGAGAAGCGCCACTATGCCCACGTCGACTGCCCGGGCCACGCCGACTACGTCAAGAACATGATCACCGGCGCCGCCCAGATGGACGGCGCCATCCTGGTGGTGTCCGCCGCCGACGGCCCCATGCCCCAGACCCGCGAACATATCCTGCTGGCCCGCCAGGTCGGCGTGCCCTACATCGTCGTGTACCTGAACAAGGCCGACATGGTCGACGACAAAGACCTCCTCGAACTGGTGCAGGAAGAAGTCAAAGATCTGCTCACCAAATACGGCTTCCCCGGCGACAAGACCCCGATCGTCATCGGCAGCGCCCTCAAGGCCCTCGAAGGCGACCAGTCCGAACTCGGCGAACCCTCGATCGTGAAACTGTCCGAGGCCCTGGACTCCTACATCCCGCAGCCCCAGCGCGCCATCGACGGCCCCTTCCTCATGCCCATCGAAGACGTGTTCTCCATCTCCGGCCGCGGCACCGTCGTCACCGGCAGAATCGAACGCGGCATCGTCAAAGTGGGCGATGAAATCGAGATCGTCGGCATCAAGCCCACCACCAAGACCACCGTCACCGGCGTGGAGATGTTCCGGAAACTCTTGGATCAGGGCGAAGCCGGCGACAACGTCGGCGTGCTCCTGCGCGGCACCAAGCGCGAAGAAGTCGAACGCGGCCAGGTCCTGGCCAAGCCCGGCAGCATCACCCCGCACACCAAGTTCGAAGCCGAGGTGTACGTACTGACCAAGGAAGAAGGCGGACGACACACCCCGTTCTTCCAGGGCTACCGCCCGCAGTTCTACTTTAGAACCACCGACGTGACCGGCTCCTGCGAACTGCCGAGCGGCACCGAGATGGTCATGCCCGGCGACAACATCAAGATGGTCGTCACCCTGATCAACCCCATCGCCATGGAACAGGGCCTGCGCTTCGCCATCCGCGAAGGCGGCCGGACCGTGGGGGCGGGGGTGGTGGCGAAGGTGATTGAATAG
- the rpsJ gene encoding 30S ribosomal protein S10, with the protein MANQKIRIRLKAFDHRLIDRSAAEIVDTAKRTGALVHGPIPLPSKVERYTLNRSPHCDKKSRDQFEVRTHKRIMDIIEPTDKTVDALMKLDLAAGVDVEIKLS; encoded by the coding sequence ATGGCTAACCAGAAGATCCGCATCCGCCTCAAGGCCTTCGATCACCGTCTGATCGATCGTTCCGCGGCGGAAATTGTCGACACGGCGAAGCGCACCGGCGCGCTCGTGCACGGCCCGATTCCGCTGCCGTCGAAGGTGGAGCGTTACACGCTCAACCGTTCGCCGCATTGCGACAAGAAATCACGCGACCAGTTCGAGGTGCGCACGCACAAGCGGATCATGGACATCATCGAGCCCACGGACAAGACCGTGGATGCCCTGATGAAACTCGACCTCGCGGCCGGCGTGGACGTCGAAATCAAGCTTTCCTGA
- the rplV gene encoding 50S ribosomal protein L22, translated as MQATAILKYVRVSAQKGRLVADQVRGLPVARALELLQFSPKKAAAHVRKVLESAIANAEHNEGADVDELKVATIQVDGGPTLRRFHSRAKGRGVRILKRTSHITVVVSDEKKPSKAVKKEKS; from the coding sequence ATGCAAGCTACAGCCATTCTGAAATATGTCCGGGTGTCCGCGCAAAAGGGACGTCTCGTCGCGGATCAGGTTCGCGGGCTGCCGGTCGCGCGCGCGCTCGAACTGCTCCAGTTCAGCCCCAAGAAGGCTGCGGCGCACGTGCGCAAGGTCCTCGAATCGGCCATCGCCAATGCCGAACACAACGAAGGCGCGGACGTGGACGAACTCAAGGTGGCGACCATCCAGGTGGACGGCGGACCGACGTTGCGACGCTTCCATTCGCGTGCCAAGGGGCGCGGCGTGCGCATCCTCAAGCGCACCAGCCATATCACCGTGGTGGTGAGCGACGAGAAGAAGCCGTCGAAGGCCGTGAAGAAGGAGAAAAGCTGA
- the rpsN gene encoding 30S ribosomal protein S14, whose product MAKTSMINRDKNRSALVAKYAVKRAELREKVKNVKLSDEERHAAMIALQKLPRDSSYIRRRNRCGLTGRPRGFYRKFGLSRSKLREIMMRGEVPGVVKASW is encoded by the coding sequence ATGGCCAAGACAAGCATGATCAATCGTGACAAGAACCGCTCGGCACTGGTTGCCAAGTACGCGGTGAAGCGCGCCGAGCTGCGCGAGAAGGTCAAGAACGTGAAGCTGTCCGACGAGGAACGCCACGCGGCCATGATCGCGCTGCAGAAGCTGCCGCGCGATTCGAGCTATATCCGCCGCCGCAACCGTTGCGGCCTGACCGGCCGCCCGCGCGGTTTTTACCGCAAGTTCGGGCTGTCCCGCAGCAAGCTGCGCGAGATCATGATGCGCGGCGAAGTGCCGGGCGTGGTCAAGGCGAGCTGGTAA
- the rpsQ gene encoding 30S ribosomal protein S17, producing MGEQTKTARSATGRVVSNKMNKTITVQVDRRIRHPLYGKIITRRSKLHAHDEGNECKEGDLVVIEECRPLSKTKAWRLVKVLERAREV from the coding sequence ATGGGCGAACAGACCAAAACCGCACGCTCGGCCACCGGCCGCGTGGTCAGCAACAAGATGAACAAGACGATTACCGTGCAGGTGGATCGTCGCATCCGCCATCCGTTGTACGGCAAGATCATCACGCGTCGCTCCAAGCTGCACGCGCACGATGAAGGCAACGAGTGCAAGGAAGGCGACCTGGTGGTGATCGAGGAATGCCGTCCGCTGTCCAAGACCAAGGCCTGGCGCCTGGTCAAGGTGCTGGAGCGGGCCCGGGAAGTCTGA
- the rpsS gene encoding 30S ribosomal protein S19, whose translation MPRSVRKGPYVDAHLATKVDKARMESSKKPIKTWSRRSTITPDFVGLTVAVHNGRQHVPLLITENMVGHKLGEFAATRTFKAHSGNRKVTTEETTTK comes from the coding sequence GTGCCACGTTCAGTCAGAAAAGGACCATATGTTGATGCGCACCTCGCCACCAAGGTGGACAAGGCGCGCATGGAAAGCAGCAAGAAGCCGATCAAGACCTGGTCGCGCCGCTCGACCATCACGCCGGATTTCGTCGGCCTGACGGTCGCGGTGCACAACGGGCGGCAGCATGTGCCGCTGTTGATCACCGAGAACATGGTCGGTCACAAGCTCGGCGAATTTGCGGCGACCCGCACGTTCAAGGCGCACTCGGGCAACCGCAAGGTAACCACGGAAGAGACGACGACGAAATAA
- the rpmC gene encoding 50S ribosomal protein L29 yields the protein MNAKDYRAMDEQARQKEMTDMLREQFNLRMQKATGQLSNTANLTKVRRNIARLRTVMNEKTSG from the coding sequence ATGAACGCGAAAGATTATCGGGCGATGGACGAGCAGGCGCGCCAGAAGGAAATGACCGACATGCTGCGCGAGCAGTTCAACCTGCGCATGCAGAAGGCGACCGGGCAATTGTCGAATACGGCGAATCTGACCAAGGTGCGGCGCAACATCGCGCGCCTGCGCACGGTCATGAACGAGAAGACATCAGGATAA